A genomic region of Streptomyces rimosus contains the following coding sequences:
- a CDS encoding DNA polymerase IV — protein MRRAPTILHLDMDAFYASAEQAAKPSLRGKPVVVGGIGPRGVVSTASYEARVFGVRSAMPTAQARRLCPNAAYLTPRFTLYRRVSDQVMELLHALSPLVEPLSLDEAFVDLEAGGTEADTAAARAVGERLRRDIRRTTGLTGSVGLAGAKMLAKIASEQAKPDGLVVIEPGTERELLGPMTVRTLPGVGPATAETLRRAGIHTIAETAEAGEAELVRLLGKAHGTGLYAMALGRDERPVVAERDAKSISVEDTFDVDLTDRTRVRAEVTRLADRCVERLRAAGRSGRTVVIKVRNYDFSTLTRSETLRGPTDDPSVVREAAARLLDLVDTTGGVRLLGVGVTGLADFTQEDLFAQLATEKAAEEEAERERRVAAEAAREAADEPERPRRWLPGLDVIHEEHGAGWVQGSGVGRVTVRFEQPWSGPGRVRTFPVDDPALRPGEPLPLVGGPAEPSTGPAQEGPAQKDPAQKGADQKAPAPQSSAPATLPNSVSARAASEPGTGPETESGAGMSSR, from the coding sequence GTGAGACGTGCGCCGACGATCCTGCATCTGGACATGGATGCGTTCTATGCGTCCGCCGAACAGGCGGCGAAGCCGAGCCTGCGCGGAAAGCCCGTGGTGGTCGGCGGGATCGGCCCGCGCGGCGTGGTCTCCACGGCGTCGTACGAGGCCCGGGTCTTCGGGGTGCGCTCGGCCATGCCGACCGCCCAGGCCCGCCGCCTCTGCCCGAACGCCGCGTATCTGACCCCGCGCTTCACCCTGTACCGCCGGGTGAGCGACCAGGTCATGGAACTGCTTCACGCGCTGTCGCCGCTGGTGGAGCCGCTCAGCCTGGACGAGGCGTTCGTGGACCTGGAGGCCGGCGGCACCGAGGCCGACACGGCGGCCGCACGGGCCGTGGGGGAGCGGCTGCGGCGGGACATCAGACGCACGACGGGGCTCACCGGGTCGGTGGGCCTGGCCGGGGCCAAGATGCTGGCCAAGATCGCGTCCGAGCAGGCCAAGCCGGACGGCCTGGTGGTCATCGAGCCGGGGACGGAACGGGAGCTGCTGGGCCCGATGACGGTGCGTACGCTGCCCGGCGTCGGCCCCGCCACGGCCGAGACGCTGCGCCGGGCGGGCATCCACACGATCGCCGAGACGGCGGAGGCGGGGGAGGCGGAGCTGGTGCGCCTCCTGGGCAAGGCGCACGGCACCGGGCTGTACGCCATGGCGCTGGGCCGCGACGAGCGGCCCGTGGTGGCCGAGCGGGATGCGAAGTCCATATCGGTCGAGGACACCTTCGACGTGGACCTGACCGACCGGACCCGGGTGCGGGCCGAGGTGACGCGGCTGGCGGACCGGTGCGTGGAGCGGTTGCGGGCGGCCGGGCGCTCCGGCCGGACCGTCGTGATCAAGGTGCGTAACTACGACTTCTCGACGCTGACCAGGTCGGAGACGCTGCGCGGACCCACCGACGACCCGAGTGTGGTGCGGGAGGCGGCGGCCCGGCTGCTGGACCTGGTGGACACGACGGGCGGCGTACGGCTGCTGGGCGTGGGCGTGACCGGGCTCGCCGACTTCACCCAGGAGGACCTGTTCGCCCAGCTCGCGACGGAGAAGGCGGCCGAAGAGGAGGCCGAGCGGGAGCGCCGGGTGGCGGCGGAGGCGGCCCGGGAGGCGGCCGACGAGCCCGAGCGGCCCCGGCGCTGGCTCCCCGGGCTGGACGTGATCCATGAGGAGCACGGCGCCGGCTGGGTGCAGGGCAGCGGTGTCGGCCGGGTGACCGTACGGTTCGAGCAGCCGTGGTCCGGGCCCGGCCGGGTGCGCACCTTCCCCGTGGACGACCCGGCGCTGCGCCCCGGCGAGCCGCTGCCGCTGGTGGGCGGGCCGGCCGAGCCATCCACCGGGCCCGCACAGGAGGGCCCTGCCCAGAAGGACCCCGCCCAGAAGGGAGCTGACCAGAAGGCCCCCGCCCCTCAGTCCTCCGCCCCCGCCACCCTCCCGAATTCCGTGTCGGCCCGCGCGGCGTCCGAGCCGGGGACGGGCCCGGAGACGGAATCGGGGGCCGGGATGTCCAGCCGGTAG
- a CDS encoding PRC-barrel domain-containing protein: protein MQTDIDPRSLIGRKAFDKNGTKIGTVDEVYLDDATGEPEWAAVRTGIFSRDAFVPLEPSDLVDEVLHVPYDRKLIRDAPDFGVGRHLSPEQELQLYHHYRLDIPAPDSVSGPVPGSDAARADTEFGRVAGAED from the coding sequence GTGCAGACCGATATCGATCCCCGCAGCTTGATCGGCCGCAAGGCGTTCGACAAGAACGGAACCAAGATCGGCACCGTCGACGAGGTGTACCTGGACGACGCGACCGGAGAACCGGAATGGGCGGCCGTACGCACCGGGATCTTCAGCCGGGACGCGTTCGTGCCCCTGGAGCCCAGCGATCTGGTCGACGAGGTGCTGCACGTCCCCTACGACCGCAAGCTGATCAGGGATGCGCCGGACTTCGGGGTGGGCCGCCACCTCTCGCCGGAGCAGGAACTACAGCTCTACCACCACTACCGGCTGGACATCCCGGCCCCCGATTCCGTCTCCGGGCCCGTCCCCGGCTCGGACGCCGCGCGGGCCGACACGGAATTCGGGAGGGTGGCGGGGGCGGAGGACTGA
- the gcvP gene encoding aminomethyl-transferring glycine dehydrogenase: MTTNRISLTELERGTPFEQRHIGPGPEDQAKMLAQVGFGSLDELTAAAVPDVIKSAEALGLPQGRSEAEVLAELRALADRNQVLAPMIGLGYHGTFTPPVILRNVMENPAWYTAYTPYQPEISQGRLEALLNFQTMVADLTGLPTSGASLLDEGTAAAEAMALARRVGKVKDGVFLVDADCLPQTIAVIETRAEPTGVEVVVADLSDGIPAEVAERGVFGVLLQYPGASGAVRDPRAVIERAHELGAVVTVAADLLALTLLTSPGELGADIAVGTTQRFGVPMGFGGPHAGFMAVREKFARSLPGRLVGVSVDADGNKAYRLALQTREQHIRREKATSNICTAQVLLAVMAGMYAVYHGPDGLAAIARRTHRYASILAEGLRAGSVEVVHGAYFDTLTVRVPGRAAEVVAAAREAGVNLRLVDADLVGVACDETTGRAQVHAVWGAFGVQADIERLDEAVADALPSELLRGDAYLTHPVFHQHRSETAMLRYLRRLSDKDYALDRGMIPLGSCTMKLNATTEMEPVTWPEFGQLHPFAPVEQAQGYLTLIAELEEQLATVTGYDKVSIQPNAGSQGELAGLLAVRAYHRANGDAQRTVCLIPSSAHGTNAASAVMAGMKVVVVKTGADGEVDADDLHAKIEQYRDELAVLMVTYPSTHGVFEEHITQICAAVHDAGGQVYVDGANLNALVGLAEPGKFGGDVSHLNLHKTFCIPHGGGGPGVGPVGVRAHLAPYLPNHPLQPSAGPETGVGPISAAPWGSAGILPISWAYVRLMGGAGLKRATQVAVLGANYIAKRLEPHYPVLYTGPGGLVAHECIIDVRPLTKATGVSIDDVAKRLIDYGFHAPTMSFPVAGTLMIEPTESENLDELDRFCDAMIAIRAEIDKVGSGEWDKDDNPLRNAPHTAGALSGAWPHPYTREEAVFPAGVEAAEKYWPPVRRIDGAFGDRNLVCSCPPLEEYDS, from the coding sequence ATGACCACCAACCGCATCTCCTTGACCGAGCTGGAACGCGGTACCCCGTTCGAGCAGCGGCACATCGGCCCCGGTCCGGAGGACCAGGCCAAGATGCTCGCGCAGGTCGGTTTCGGATCGCTGGACGAGCTGACCGCGGCCGCCGTACCGGATGTGATCAAGAGTGCGGAGGCGCTGGGGCTGCCGCAGGGCCGCAGCGAGGCCGAGGTGCTGGCCGAGCTGCGGGCGCTCGCGGACCGTAACCAGGTGCTCGCCCCGATGATCGGGCTCGGCTACCACGGCACGTTCACCCCGCCGGTGATCCTGCGCAACGTGATGGAGAACCCCGCCTGGTACACGGCCTACACCCCGTACCAGCCGGAGATCTCGCAGGGCCGCCTGGAGGCGCTGCTCAATTTCCAGACCATGGTCGCCGACCTGACCGGACTGCCGACCTCCGGCGCCTCGCTGCTCGACGAGGGCACGGCCGCCGCCGAGGCGATGGCCCTCGCGCGGCGCGTGGGCAAGGTCAAGGACGGCGTCTTCCTGGTCGACGCCGACTGCCTGCCGCAGACCATCGCCGTGATCGAGACCCGCGCCGAGCCGACCGGCGTCGAGGTCGTGGTGGCCGACCTGTCCGACGGCATACCGGCCGAGGTGGCCGAGCGCGGCGTCTTCGGCGTGCTGCTCCAGTACCCCGGCGCGTCCGGTGCCGTACGCGACCCCCGCGCCGTGATCGAGCGGGCGCACGAGCTGGGCGCGGTCGTCACCGTCGCCGCCGATCTGCTGGCGCTGACGCTGCTGACCTCGCCGGGTGAGCTGGGCGCGGACATCGCCGTCGGCACCACCCAGCGGTTCGGCGTGCCGATGGGCTTCGGCGGCCCGCACGCCGGGTTCATGGCCGTACGGGAGAAGTTCGCCCGTAGCCTGCCCGGCCGCCTGGTGGGCGTCTCGGTCGACGCGGACGGCAACAAGGCGTACCGCCTCGCCCTCCAGACGCGCGAGCAGCACATCCGCCGCGAGAAGGCCACCAGCAACATCTGCACCGCGCAGGTCCTGCTCGCGGTGATGGCGGGCATGTACGCCGTCTACCACGGCCCGGACGGGCTCGCGGCCATCGCGCGCCGTACCCACCGCTACGCCTCCATCCTGGCCGAGGGCCTGCGCGCCGGCAGCGTCGAGGTCGTGCACGGCGCGTACTTCGACACGCTGACCGTACGGGTGCCGGGCCGGGCCGCCGAGGTGGTCGCAGCGGCCCGCGAGGCGGGGGTCAACCTGCGCCTGGTCGACGCGGACCTGGTGGGCGTGGCCTGCGACGAGACCACCGGGCGCGCGCAGGTGCACGCGGTGTGGGGCGCCTTCGGCGTCCAGGCCGACATCGAGCGGCTGGACGAAGCCGTGGCCGACGCGCTGCCGTCGGAGCTGCTGCGCGGCGACGCGTACCTGACGCACCCGGTCTTCCACCAGCACCGCTCCGAGACCGCGATGCTGCGCTACCTGCGCCGCCTGTCGGACAAGGACTACGCGCTGGACCGCGGCATGATCCCGCTCGGCTCCTGCACCATGAAGCTGAACGCGACGACCGAGATGGAGCCGGTCACCTGGCCCGAGTTCGGGCAGCTGCACCCGTTCGCGCCGGTCGAGCAGGCGCAGGGCTACCTCACGCTGATCGCGGAGCTGGAGGAGCAGCTGGCCACGGTCACCGGCTACGACAAGGTCTCCATCCAGCCGAACGCCGGCTCGCAGGGCGAACTGGCCGGGCTGCTGGCCGTGCGGGCCTACCACCGCGCCAACGGCGACGCGCAGCGCACCGTCTGCCTCATCCCCTCCTCGGCGCACGGCACCAACGCGGCCAGCGCCGTGATGGCCGGCATGAAGGTCGTCGTCGTCAAGACCGGCGCGGACGGCGAGGTGGACGCGGACGACCTGCACGCCAAGATCGAGCAGTACCGTGACGAGCTCGCGGTCCTGATGGTCACCTACCCGTCCACGCACGGCGTGTTCGAGGAGCACATCACCCAGATCTGCGCGGCGGTGCACGACGCGGGCGGCCAGGTGTACGTGGACGGCGCCAACCTGAACGCGCTGGTCGGGCTCGCCGAGCCGGGCAAGTTCGGCGGCGATGTCTCGCACCTGAACCTGCACAAGACCTTCTGCATCCCGCACGGCGGCGGCGGTCCGGGCGTCGGCCCGGTCGGCGTGCGCGCCCACCTGGCGCCGTACCTGCCCAACCACCCGCTGCAGCCCTCCGCGGGCCCGGAGACGGGCGTCGGGCCCATCTCCGCGGCGCCGTGGGGCTCCGCCGGCATCCTGCCCATCTCCTGGGCGTACGTCCGGCTGATGGGCGGCGCGGGCCTCAAGCGCGCCACCCAGGTCGCGGTGCTCGGCGCCAACTACATCGCCAAGCGCCTGGAGCCGCACTACCCCGTGCTCTACACCGGCCCCGGCGGCCTGGTCGCGCACGAGTGCATCATCGACGTACGGCCGCTGACCAAGGCGACCGGTGTGAGCATCGACGATGTCGCCAAGCGGCTGATCGACTACGGCTTCCACGCGCCGACGATGTCGTTCCCGGTGGCCGGCACGCTGATGATCGAGCCGACCGAGAGCGAGAACCTGGACGAGCTGGACCGCTTCTGCGACGCGATGATCGCGATCCGCGCGGAGATCGACAAGGTCGGTTCGGGGGAGTGGGACAAGGACGACAACCCGCTGCGCAACGCCCCGCACACCGCGGGGGCGCTGAGCGGCGCGTGGCCGCACCCGTACACCCGTGAGGAGGCGGTCTTCCCGGCCGGTGTCGAGGCGGCGGAGAAGTACTGGCCGCCGGTGCGCCGTATCGACGGTGCGTTCGGCGACCGCAACCTTGTCTGCTCCTGCCCGCCGCTGGAGGAGTACGACAGCTGA
- a CDS encoding DUF5999 family protein: MCQHQPPCPTADSADREAAHLVAHHPEQGWSLLCNGVLLFEDTGELLPDGQVIAPHRVLGTPHVATAA; this comes from the coding sequence ATGTGCCAGCATCAACCACCGTGCCCGACCGCAGACTCCGCCGACCGGGAGGCCGCCCATCTTGTGGCGCACCACCCGGAGCAGGGCTGGAGCCTGCTGTGCAACGGTGTCCTCCTGTTCGAGGACACCGGTGAACTGCTGCCGGACGGCCAGGTCATCGCGCCGCACCGGGTGCTGGGCACACCGCACGTGGCCACCGCCGCCTGA
- a CDS encoding glutamate-cysteine ligase family protein translates to MGEKVAAGGIDLTDPQRYRRKLRECLAGLRRLLDEKRFDRPKNLMGLEIELNLAGPDGLPRMMNSQVLERIASRDFQTELAQCNLEVNILPHRLSGRVLDQLAEELRTGLGYADRKAAEVAARIVMIGILPTLAAEDLVASNLSEIDRYVLLNDQMRAARGEDFQIELEGVERLVSTSASIAPEAACTSVQLHLQVTPGRFPAVWNAAQAIAAVQIAVGANSPFVFGRELWRESRPPVFQQATDVRPPELRAQGVRPRTWFGERWIDAPYDLFEENLRFFPPLLPIRSDEEPLAVLDEGGIPSLAELVLHNGTVYRWNRPVYGVADGVPHLRVENRVLPAGPSVTDVIANTAFYYGLVRTLAEEQRPVWTRLPFATAAENFDTACRRGIDAVLKWPRGRSGGLAEIPAVRLVRQELLPMAADGLDAWGVEPADRDHYLGVIEARCRRRVNGASWQTAAYHHALGRGLDRGAALAAMTRRYSELMHSGEPVHAWPVEWAPRPVSAGRG, encoded by the coding sequence ATGGGGGAGAAGGTTGCGGCGGGCGGGATCGACCTCACCGACCCGCAACGCTATCGAAGAAAGCTGCGGGAGTGTCTGGCGGGATTGCGGAGACTCCTGGACGAGAAGCGGTTCGACCGCCCCAAGAACCTGATGGGGCTGGAGATCGAATTGAATCTCGCCGGTCCCGACGGGCTGCCGCGGATGATGAACTCCCAGGTCCTGGAGCGCATCGCGAGCCGTGATTTCCAGACTGAACTGGCCCAGTGCAATCTGGAAGTCAATATCCTGCCGCACCGGTTGTCCGGACGGGTCCTCGATCAACTCGCCGAAGAACTCCGCACCGGCCTGGGCTATGCCGACCGCAAGGCCGCCGAGGTGGCCGCCCGTATCGTGATGATCGGTATTCTGCCGACCCTGGCCGCCGAGGACCTGGTCGCCTCCAACCTCTCCGAGATCGACCGCTACGTCCTGCTGAACGACCAGATGCGCGCCGCGCGCGGCGAGGACTTCCAGATCGAACTGGAGGGCGTGGAACGGCTGGTCTCCACCTCCGCCTCCATAGCGCCCGAGGCCGCGTGCACCTCCGTGCAACTGCACCTCCAGGTCACCCCGGGCCGCTTCCCCGCCGTCTGGAACGCGGCCCAGGCCATCGCCGCCGTACAGATAGCGGTCGGCGCCAACTCGCCGTTCGTCTTCGGCCGCGAACTGTGGCGCGAATCCCGCCCCCCGGTCTTCCAGCAGGCCACCGACGTGCGCCCGCCGGAGCTGCGGGCCCAGGGGGTACGCCCGCGCACCTGGTTCGGCGAGCGCTGGATCGACGCCCCGTACGACCTGTTCGAGGAGAACCTGCGCTTCTTCCCGCCGCTGCTGCCGATCCGCTCGGACGAGGAACCCCTGGCCGTACTGGACGAGGGCGGCATACCGAGCCTGGCCGAACTGGTCCTGCACAACGGCACCGTCTACCGCTGGAACCGCCCGGTGTACGGCGTGGCCGACGGCGTCCCGCACCTCAGGGTCGAGAACCGGGTCCTGCCCGCCGGACCCTCCGTCACCGATGTCATCGCCAATACGGCCTTCTACTACGGGCTGGTGCGCACGCTGGCCGAGGAGCAGCGGCCGGTGTGGACCCGCCTGCCGTTCGCCACCGCGGCCGAGAACTTCGACACCGCGTGCCGCCGGGGCATCGACGCCGTACTGAAGTGGCCCCGCGGCCGGTCCGGCGGGCTCGCCGAGATTCCCGCCGTACGCCTGGTACGCCAGGAACTGCTGCCGATGGCCGCCGACGGGCTGGACGCCTGGGGCGTCGAACCGGCCGACCGGGACCATTACCTCGGCGTGATCGAGGCCCGCTGCCGGCGCCGCGTCAACGGGGCGTCCTGGCAGACCGCCGCGTACCACCACGCGCTCGGCCGCGGCCTGGACCGGGGCGCGGCGCTGGCGGCGATGACCCGGCGGTACAGCGAGCTGATGCACTCGGGTGAGCCGGTGCACGCATGGCCCGTCGAGTGGGCGCCCAGGCCGGTGTCGGCGGGGCGGGGCTGA